The Methanobrevibacter sp. genome window below encodes:
- a CDS encoding 2,5-diamino-6-(ribosylamino)-4(3H)-pyrimidinone 5'-phosphate reductase, with protein MKPYVILNAAMTLDGKIATKTGSSEISGKEDLERVHEIRKEVDGIMVGIGTVLADDPRLTVHKINAKKEDNPIRVVVDNKARTPLDYRILNDDAETIIAVSNICDESNPNCDADAVNRAKEISKKADVFYSSRESVDLSEFMEYLYSRGIETLMLEGGSTLNFSMIRENLIDEVKICIAPMIVGGKDSKTFFDGEGFDYMKEAVPLKLEKYYPLGKDFVMEYKVLK; from the coding sequence ATGAAACCTTATGTTATCTTAAATGCAGCCATGACATTGGATGGAAAAATTGCAACAAAAACCGGAAGTTCTGAAATTTCAGGCAAAGAGGATCTTGAACGTGTTCATGAAATCAGAAAGGAAGTTGATGGAATCATGGTTGGAATCGGAACCGTTCTTGCAGATGACCCTAGGCTTACCGTCCATAAGATCAATGCAAAAAAAGAGGACAATCCAATCCGAGTTGTTGTTGACAATAAGGCAAGGACTCCACTAGATTATAGAATATTGAATGATGATGCCGAAACAATAATTGCAGTTTCCAATATCTGTGATGAAAGTAATCCTAACTGTGATGCCGATGCAGTCAATCGAGCTAAGGAGATTTCAAAAAAGGCCGATGTGTTCTATTCATCAAGGGAATCTGTAGACTTGAGTGAGTTTATGGAATACTTATACTCTAGAGGAATTGAAACCCTGATGCTCGAAGGCGGATCCACACTTAACTTTTCAATGATTAGGGAAAACCTGATTGATGAGGTAAAGATTTGCATAGCTCCAATGATTGTTGGAGGAAAGGATTCCAAAACATTCTTCGATGGAGAGGGATTCGATTATATGAAAGAGGCCGTTCCATTGAAATTGGAAAAGTATTATCCTTTAGGAAAGGACTTTGTTATGGAATATAAGGTCTTAAAATAA
- a CDS encoding TatD family hydrolase translates to MIDTHCHIDFDEFDDDREDVMARAKDKLSAVINSGYGLESNAKALRLSKEYEGFVYPTFGFHPVSSQNSPQEEIDGAHRQMIEHLDEILAIGEVGMDFFYCTDKTLRARQQEIFTGFIELANEYEKPLLIHGRDCEKKIFNLLKSYDNIPKVIFHCYGGSLKTARKILDMDDYYLSCSTMVCYSGRHQDLFKEIPIERILTETDSPYLAMTKDERNEPANVALAVEKLAELHEMSVGDVDQQTEKNARYVFDL, encoded by the coding sequence ATGATAGACACACATTGCCATATAGACTTTGATGAATTTGATGATGATAGAGAGGATGTGATGGCTAGAGCTAAGGATAAGCTTTCAGCTGTAATCAATTCAGGATATGGTTTGGAAAGCAATGCTAAGGCCTTAAGACTTTCAAAGGAGTATGAAGGCTTTGTTTACCCTACATTTGGCTTTCATCCCGTAAGTTCACAGAACTCTCCTCAAGAGGAAATCGATGGAGCCCATAGGCAAATGATTGAGCATCTTGATGAGATATTGGCTATCGGTGAAGTGGGAATGGACTTTTTCTACTGCACAGACAAGACATTGAGAGCAAGGCAACAGGAAATCTTCACAGGATTCATTGAACTTGCAAATGAGTATGAAAAGCCATTGCTCATTCATGGCAGGGATTGTGAAAAGAAAATATTCAATCTATTGAAATCCTATGACAATATTCCCAAAGTAATCTTTCACTGTTATGGGGGGAGTCTGAAGACTGCAAGAAAAATATTGGATATGGATGACTACTATTTGAGCTGTTCAACCATGGTCTGTTATAGCGGGAGACATCAGGATCTGTTCAAGGAAATTCCTATAGAAAGAATCCTGACTGAAACCGACAGTCCATATTTGGCAATGACAAAGGATGAGAGAAATGAACCTGCAAATGTTGCACTTGCAGTTGAGAAATTAGCCGAATTGCATGAAATGAGTGTGGGTGATGTAGACCAACAGACTGAAAAGAATGCAAGATATGTATTCGACTTATAA
- the uppS gene encoding polyprenyl diphosphate synthase, whose amino-acid sequence MPPQFLYTIYEKRLLKELDPDRMPKHVAIIMDGNRRYSKIQGNMEVIKGHEVGVDTLEKVLDWSIDLGIEIVTAYAFSTENFNRPKDEVEGLMNLFVKNFKRIVGHEKIHKNKVRVKVVGRTELLPDSVREAILEAEEATKDYNERLFNLAIGYDGRLEIVDAIKKIYKQVEDGEISVDDIDEELVSKNLYTAGLEDPSLIIRTSGEERLSGFLLWQSSYSELYFCDSLWPELRKVDYLRAIRDYQARDRRFGV is encoded by the coding sequence GTGCCACCACAATTTTTATATACAATTTATGAAAAGCGTCTCTTGAAGGAATTAGATCCGGATAGGATGCCAAAGCATGTAGCTATTATCATGGACGGTAATAGAAGGTACTCAAAGATTCAAGGAAACATGGAGGTCATCAAAGGCCATGAAGTAGGTGTAGATACTCTGGAAAAGGTTCTTGATTGGAGTATTGACTTGGGAATTGAGATAGTAACCGCTTATGCTTTTTCTACTGAAAATTTCAATAGGCCAAAGGATGAAGTTGAAGGTTTGATGAATCTTTTTGTTAAGAACTTTAAAAGAATTGTAGGTCATGAAAAGATTCACAAGAATAAAGTCCGTGTAAAAGTTGTTGGAAGAACTGAACTTTTGCCGGATAGTGTTAGAGAAGCGATATTAGAAGCGGAAGAAGCTACAAAAGATTATAATGAACGTTTATTTAACTTAGCTATTGGTTATGACGGAAGATTGGAAATCGTAGATGCTATCAAGAAGATTTATAAGCAAGTCGAAGATGGCGAGATATCTGTAGATGACATTGATGAGGAACTGGTAAGCAAGAACCTTTACACTGCAGGACTTGAAGATCCAAGCCTTATTATAAGGACAAGCGGTGAAGAAAGATTAAGCGGTTTCCTCTTATGGCAGTCTTCATATTCAGAGCTTTATTTCTGTGACAGCTTATGGCCAGAACTAAGAAAAGTAGACTATTTGAGAGCTATTAGAGATTATCAGGCAAGAGACAGACGTTTCGGAGTCTAG